Proteins from a single region of Rana temporaria chromosome 5, aRanTem1.1, whole genome shotgun sequence:
- the LOC120941644 gene encoding E3 ubiquitin/ISG15 ligase TRIM25-like codes for MASTDLRQELDCSICLEIYKDPVMMSCGHNFCRVCIDRVLDTQEGSGGYSCPQCRKRSMSRPTLQRNITLRNIVETFRSTHPDQKETGISCTQCIHYPVPAVKSCLHCEAYLCDNHLRVHSKAPEHVLTDPTTSMENRKCLIHKKILEYYCTEDSVCICVTCRLDGEHRGHKVETLDEASENKKQKLRNVLQKLMTEREETEKRVQSLQDRRRKVQETSERVTALFIELRRHLEDLEKRVWRYISSQEERISLSDLIHQLEIKKEDLSRKMEDIEELCNMTDTLTVLQESDTGDLCDTEEGDNEDRERHDRLLHDGGDLDVAGISHTLHTGLSDMIKGVNVFFYIQEASDILLDVNTAHNKLQISDDMKTVSWSHIKQNRPKTPERFQRWLQVLSSQRFSSGRHYWEVDVSESGDYSVGMCYPGIKRRGVQSGIGNNNKSWCLHRYSGGYCLIHDNKWISTSPDLSSNRVRIYVDYEAGQISFYDLCDPIRHLHTFTTTFTEPLHAGLYVWKGRIKLSGGSGDV; via the coding sequence atggcGTCTACTGATCTGAGACAGGAGCTGGACTGTTCCATCTGTCTGGAAATCTATAAAGATCCTGTAATGATGAGCTGTGGACACAACTTTTGCCGGGTCTGTATTGATCGTGTGttggatacacaggaggggtctGGAGGTTATTCCTGTCCTCAGTGCAGGAAAAGGTCTATGAGTCGTCCTACACTGCAGAGGAACATAACACTACGTAACATAGTGGAGACTTTCCGATCTACTCATCCAGATCAGAAGGAGACTGGAATCTCCTGTACACAATGTATTCACTATCCTGTACCGGCTGTTAAATCCTGTCTGCATTGTGAAGCTTATCTGTGTGATAATCACCTGAGAGTCCACAGCAAGGCACCAGAACATGTCCTAACTGATCCCACCACTTCCATGGAGAACAGAAAATGTTTGATCCATAAGAAGATCTTGgagtattactgcactgaggactcTGTTTGTATCTGTGTGACCTGCAGGCTGGATGGAGAACACCGGGGACACAAGGTGGAGACTCTGGATGAGGCCTCtgagaataaaaaacagaaactgagaaatgttctgcagaaactgatgacagagagagaggagacggagaAAAGAGTCCAGAGTTTGCAGGATCGCAGGAGAAAAGTACAAGAAACATCAGAGAGAGTCACTGCCCTGTTCATAGAGCTCAGGAGACATCTGGAGGACCTGGAGAAGAGAGTCTGGAGGTACATCTCCAGCCAGGAAGAGCGGATCTCATTGTCTGATCTGATCCATCagctggaaataaagaaggaggatctgtccaggaagatggaggacattgaggagctgtgtaacatgactGACACACTGACTGTcctacaggaatcagacacaggggacttgtgtgatactgaggagggagataatgaggacagagagagacatgatagactcctccatgatggaggggatctggatgtGGCTGGAAtctcacacacattacacacagggtTATCTGATATGATAAAAGGGgtaaatgtattcttctatatacaggaagcgtcagacatattactggatgtgaACACAGCTCATAATAAGCTACAGATATCAGATGACATGAAAACTGTATCCTGGTCACATATAAAGCAGAATCGTCCAAAAACACCGGAGAGATTTCAGAGATGGTTGCAGGTATTAAGCAGTCAGAGATTTTCCTCGGGGcgacattactgggaagtggatgtcAGTGAGTCAGGAGATTACAGCGTTGGGATGTGTTATCCTGGTATAAAGAGGAGAGGAGTGCAGTCAGGGATTGGAAATAATAACAAGTCCTGGTGTTTGCACAGGTATAGCGGTGGTTATTGTCTAATACATGACAATAAATGGATCAGCACATCTCCCGATCtctccagtaacagagtcaggatctatgtggattatgaggccgggcagatctccttttatgatctgtgtgacccgatcagacacctccacaccttcaccaccaccttcactgagcccctccatgctgggTTATATGTATGGAAAGGTCGTATAAAGCTATCTGGGGGGTCAGGAGACGTGTAA